The Pseudorca crassidens isolate mPseCra1 chromosome 16, mPseCra1.hap1, whole genome shotgun sequence genome includes the window cagtaatcaagacagtatggtactggcacaaaaacagaaagatagatcaatggaacaggatagaaagcccagagataaacctacacacatatggtcaccttatctttgataaaggaggcaggaatgtacagtggagaaaaaaaaaaatctcataaaagtatgagattagatcactccctaacaccatacacaaaagtaagctcaaaatggattaaagacctaaatgtaaggccagaaactatcaaactcttagaggaaaacataggcagaacactctatgacataaatcacagcaagatcctttttgacccacctcctagagaaatggaaataaaaacaaagataaacaaatggttcctaatgaaacttcaaagcttttgcacagcaaaggaaaccataaacaagtccaAAAGagaaccttcagaatgggagaaaatatttgcaaatgaagcaaccgacaaaggattaatctccaaactttacaagcagctcatgcagctcaaaaaacaaacaacccaatccaaaaatgggcagaaggcctaaatagacatttctccaaagaagatatacagactgccaacaaacacgtgaagaatgctcaacatcattaatcattagagaaatgcaaatcaaaactacaatgagatatcatctcacaccagtcaaaatggccatcatcaaaaaatctagaaacaataaatgctggagagggtgtggagaaaatggaacactcttgcactgctggtgggaatgtgaattggtacagccactgtggagaacagtatggaggttccttaaagaactacaaataaaactactatatgacccagcaatcccactactgggcatataccctgagaaaaccataattcaaaaagggtcatgtaccaaaatgttcattgcagctctatttacaagagcccggagatagaaacaacctaagtgtccatcatcagatgaatggataaagacgatgtggcacatatatacaatggaatattactcagccataaaaagaaacgaaattgagctttttgtaatgaggtggatagaccttggagtctgtcatacagagtgaagtaagtcagaaagagaaagacaaataccgtatgctaacacatatatatggaatttaagggaaaaaaatgtcatgaagaacctaggggtaagacaggaataaagacacagacctactagagaacagacttgaggatatggggagggtgaagggtaagctgtgacaaagcgagagagaggcatggacatatatacactaccaaacgtaaggtagatagcctagtaggaagcagccgcatagcacagggagatcagctcagtgctttgtgaccacctagaggggtgggataggcagggtgggagggagggagacgcaagagggaagagatatgggaacatatgtatacggataactgattcactttgttataaagcagaaactaacacaccattgtaaagcaattatactccaataaagatgtaaaataaaataaagttatggtaaaaattaaactctgtcttcctttttttgtatAGGATACTCGGAATAGTTTGTTTTAATACTGAAGGGCCCCTCCCTGCTTTCCAGAGTGACGGATTTAAGCCACCAGCTGCTCACCCAGCACCCTGGCTCCCCTCTTGCCACCAGGGGCCTCCTCTGAGCTGCCCCCTCCGGGCCTCAGCCACAGACCCCAGGAATGTATCAAGCCCAGGGGGCAGAGCAGGTCTGACTGGGAGGGTTGCTTGGGGCAGTGGACCCCTCATGTCTCCTCCCTGAGGTCCCTTCCTCAGCTTCCATagccccccacctccatcctgTCCCTATGCAGCCGATCAGCTCCCCATGGGGTCAAGGCCTGCCCCAGTCCTGCTGGGATCAGCACAGGCCCAGTCGAGTCTGTCCCGATCCCCCAGTGGCAGGAACGGTGCAGGTGGAAAGAAGCCTCGAGGTCCTTACCAGCTTCCTCGGTGGCCTTCTCAGTGCGGTGGGCCAGACCCTCGGCGGCAAGCTTCCCCAGGCCTCCCAACATTGTGCGGTGACAGGTGGTGATCAAGCAGGATGCTGGGGCCTGAACCAGTCTGCTTTTATAGATGCCTGGCTGGGCTCTGGGGCACAAGCCCTGGCCCTGGTGGTGAGTCAGCACAGACGGCAGGAGGAAGAGGCTGGGTGGAGCCACCCCAGCGTTGTGGCTGGGGCAGTGCCTCTCTGGCAGCATGAGACCCATACACCCCATCTCCTGGGACCCTGTGAGGGGCAGGGACAGGGAGCAGGGTGAGGCTGgacagagagatcagctctggGACATGCCCCTGCCCCAAGGCAAGAGGCCCGAGTGCCCTGTGGGGTGAGAGGCACTTGGGGACTGCAGCCCTGCCAGCCCCCTCGGCTCCCCGTATCCTAGGCATGGTACCTAGACAAGGGCTAGGCCTTCCAGCCCGCTGCCCACAGTCTCCAGAGTGACCTAATCAAGGGTTTAGGGTTTTGTGGGCCTGGGGACCTGGGCGGCCCCTCAGGCAGGAATACAAGTGCAATGGGGGCCGCTGCCCTCCCCATTCCCAAGGACCTCAGTTCTGGAGAGTGGCTTTGAAGCCTCCCCTGGACAGGCTGGGGGGCAGGAGTCGTCAGGGCCATGCCTGGCCCAAGGCAGAGGAGGACACAATATTGACCAGAAGCCTAGTCATCCCTGGCTTGCAGTCACCTGGTTCTCACTCATGGGAGCACCTGAGTGACCCAGCACTGAGACAGCCAGCGTGTGAGGGAACCCAGCCCGCCCTGCGCCTTGGGGCCTGGTCTCTCAGGGGAGCCCGATGAAGTCAGCAGTGCCCACCCAGGCGGTTCTAGGGGAGTAGATGGAGGACCCCACTACCATCTGGGGAGGTGCTTCTGGCCGTAGCAAGAGTTCCCAGAAAGCAGCTCTACTAGCCCCTGATGCACCACACACATGCTTAGGGAGCCAGGCTGCCTCCCTAGTTACTCAGGATGGAGGGAGATGCCTCAAGTCACATACTACATGCTGCTTCCCTTAGTCACTAGCCcagcctgagcctcagtttcctcatctgtaaaatgggggcatcCATGCCTCCCTTGCCTTGTCACTGACAGCTGCTGGAACCATGCGCGCAAACTCTTGGTAAACTTCTGTTCCCACCCCCTCGTCACTGATGTGCTAGGGAGGGGCTGCTTGGCAGTGAGCCCTGACCAACCAGTGGGTGGAGCAAAGAGTGGCAGGGGTATGAGCTTGCCTCGGAGTGAGAGGGCCTGGAGATGGGACCCGCCGCCACTGGCCAGGAGTCATGGAGGAAAGGCTCTCCCAAGGCCCTACTCAAAAAGTCCAGGCCTGGGGCAGGAGTTTGAGGCTGCTCCCCCCATGTAGGTGCCCTCATCCCTCAGAGGGGTCCAGGAGGGTGTGGTGGCATCTAATTAGTGTTTACTTGACACAGGCTTTATGGAGCTGAGGCCCTCCCACATTCCTGAGTGGTACCGGGAGCCCTGGGCAGTGGCCGGCCCGCCTGGGGTGGGCAGTGGATGCTGTGGGCAGCAGGAACTCTGGGTCACAAGGCCACAGCCCCACACGTGCCACTGGCAGGAGTAGATCAAGTCTTAAACAATCTGGAGAGTCCCTGTaagaaaaaatacactacttCTCTCTTGcaagttttataaatatatatgcactaccCTATGGACTCAGGAGGGGCCATGACAGTGAGGGCCCTGGAGCTTAAGCAGGTCCAGATGACTCTGGCCTCCCCTTGCCACAGCCAAACACCAGAGAGCTCTGCTCACACTATCAGGACAATGCTGCCAAGGGTGGGGGCACTCCTGGGACATGGCTGGTGGGAACTGGTCTGACAGACCCACAGAGATGCTCCCTAGGCCCATCAGAGCCCCTTCCCTGTTTCCTCTGACGTGtgtgtgtcccccacccccagaggggTCCTTTGCGCCGGACTCCCCGTCAGGATGGCAGTGTCACCCACCAGGTCTAGGATAGCTTCCAGAGCCCACgacccctccccaccatccccctCTCCTCAGGAGCTCACCAGCTCCTTGACAGGCCCTGGTCACGGCTCGGCCACTCAGCAGGACTCCGGCTGCACTTTTTCCCTCCCTGTCAGACTGCTGTTGCCTTCACCCCATCCCCCCTGCACGTGGGACCCTCTCCTCCTTAATGCCTGGCCCCAGTGTGAGCACCCAGACTCCAGTGACAACACACCATGGCCCCAGATCTCCTGGCAAGGCTGGGTTCAGGCACAGGTCCCAAATGCCCAACAGGGGGAAGGCAAGAGAGCTGGAGAGGCCAAGCGGCCCAAAACTGGACTTGGGCCCCGGACCTTGGTGCTCTGGCCCACATCTAGTCCCACAGGCCTTCCCACTCTAGCTCTGACCAGCTCCCTGTCctctcagctcagcccagcccatcTGTGGCTCCCATCCAAAGAAACTAGGACAGCCCAAGACCCTCCTAACCGGGATTCTGGTCTGAGGGGTTGGGTGACTCCTGCAGTGAGCAGTGTTACCTGCCTGGGTGAGGTTGAGATGACTCAGGTGGGAACCATCCCATCTTGGAAGAAGCCTGGTACGTGCTGGGCCCCAACAGAGCAGGCCTTGAACACAGGCACCCATGTCAGCCTGTCCTGAGTCAGAAGGTCAAGTCCTGCACTTGGGGCGGGGAGAATCAAGCCTTGACAAGAGTCAACTAATTCTCCAAGTAGAATCTGCTCAACAGCCCAGGCTGGCAAAGGACCAGCTGACCACATCGTCAAGCCAGGACAGTCAATTTTTCAAACAGCAATTTGCCAACTGAGCAGTTaataattctgaaaataaaacctGTGAGTAAATACTTAGGGCTGTCTTATGTCTGAGGCATGatggttttttttctcctgtgattTGAACTGCAAATGCCATGAATGTCAAGAGTTTTATGACTGTCATCCTGCCTATGCTTTCTCCTACTTCTGCTTCATGGACTTGAGCTCCCAGTATATACAGCCCACATACCTTGCACATACAGACCCCTCCCAGCCACAGGGAGACTAGACTCCTGGAGACTCGGTTTGTCAGTCACCAAAGGAAGACTTCCCCAGCATATCAGCACTCATACGTCCATGGGTGTCAGTCAGGGTTCCGGAAAAAATCAGAGGGCACATCAAAGGGATACCTGAGGAAAGGGACAGTTCACAAAGGTGTGGACAGACTTAAGGGAACCAAAGAGGGATGGCGAGGCCCCCAGCGACCAGGAGCAGTGGGAGTTGTTTCCTCCCTGGGCCTGGAGGGGCTGTAGACCCCGAAGAGAGCTGCAGCTGTAGGAGAGGGTCAGCAGACAGGAGCTGCAGCTGTCAGCAGAGGAAGAGGGCCACTGCCCAACCACACCCAGCAAGAAGGAAGCAGGAGGAATaaattcctctcctcttcttctccaTCTCCTATCAATATCCCCGACTGGCTGAACGCAACCGAGTCCTGAGGGTGAGGGAGCCCGGGTGATGCGGTTCAAGAGGCAGGTTACCAGGGCGAGGGCAGGGAGGACAGGATGTGGATTCTCGGTAAACAGAGAACACCAGCTCAACCTGCCAGACTTCTAAGTCTGGAAGCAACGTGGCTATAGCTTAATTCTTCATTCAGCCCATTTCTCCTTCCTGAAACTCTATGGGGCAACAAGAACACaggaagaagaatttttaaaagcccatCACCAACTCACACATCAAATTTAACTTTTCTGAAGTTAAGTGTCACTCTCTCCTCATCTCTGCTACCCTGTTGccattccctccttctttccactGCCTTCCCACCTGTCCCATGTAGGTAACTGGTCTCTCTGATTCTGGTTTATCCTCCTGcatttccttcccacaaataTGCAGAGACATGTGCCCTGCATATTTTCTTGcaccctccttctttctttacaGGAATGCTAGCATACCAGAGATACGCAGTTTTGACTTCACTTTTTTCTACCTAACAGTAAAaacatactattttttaaatatgaaaaagaataccaAAACGACATCACATACAAAGAAATCCCACAAAAAAGTGTGCCTCAAAGAAGGCACATGAAAATTATTACCTAACATGAATTAAACTCCAacatgaattttagaaagaaaataagacactTAATAAAGCATTAGTAGTTATGAAGGAAGActgtaaaacagaaataccaGAATTCAGGGATGAGATGGCAGACGACAGGAGCAGGCAGAATAGGAACTTACATAActctaaaataaaagagaagtaaaaaggtAAAACAAACCATTGCAGAAATGAAGACTAAACTAGAAGGAGCCACAGTAGGTACCTATgggaacagaaatgaaaaaaaacaaagaaaaaagaaggagtCGTATTAAAGACATACACAGTGTTTGGGAGACAATGGCAGATGTGGAAGGTAGAAAACTTTGTACCCACAACTGGAATTCCCAAAGAAGAAAGCCAAGCAATGAAcagagcaaatatttaaaaatacaattaagaaATGTTCCTGAAATAAACGAAATCTAGAATCAATATGGAAAGGGCAAACAGCATACTAGGGAAAACTGAACCAGAACAACCATCACCGAGACGAACCCTAAAAAAATTATTGTACCTTAAAGATAAAGGGgtgagagggataaattaggagtttgggattaatacacactactatatataaaatagataaacaacaaggacctagtgtatagcacaaggaactatattcaatatcttgcaataacctataatggaaaagaatctgaaaaaatatgtatatgtaattgAATCACTTTTGTATATGTAATTGAATCATAtacaaaactaatacaacattgtaaatcaactatatttcaataaaaaagatgaaaaagataaagaaagccAGCCAGCCAGAAAGATCAAGTCACTTATTAGAAATTCCAGTGAGTTAGAAATCAGACTTCTAGGTACCGCTTAACCTTCTGTGGCAGAAAGTGGGGCAGCCACACCTAGATGATGCCCATGGAAAAAagtgtgagaagtaaatttcaaACCCAGTTGAGGATACAGTATAAAGGCTACAGACCAACATTACCGCACGTTTAAGAACTCAGAATGTGGTTCACATGagcccttcttttttaaaaaaatttttattttaactttttaacctttttttaaaaaaatacaaaatgccatacacaaaaataggaCACTGTGAACCCTCATGGTCACAATGCAATAACCCAAGGGGCCCAGCTGTAACAGTTCTCAGCTCAGATCCCAGATGCCTTCTCAATTCATCTGAAAAGATTTCATTCTTGAGGAAACTTTTAGAGGGCTAACTCCAAACCACCAAGAGATAACAGAAAACATTTCAGCAGAAGGAATGGCAGAGCGCTTCTAATATTTTCAGTTGCAGATCGAAGACAGAACAAAGGTGAAGGTGTGGAGGAATGGGATGCAAATGCTATGTGTTTTCACAAAGTAGGAATGAGacaactaacaacaacaacaaaaaaaaaataggagaaaaggagagaaggtgGAAAGCAGAAAACTCTGCCCCTTCTCATCTGTAATTTGATGGGAATCAGAGCTGAGAAGTCCAGTGGAACCAAAATGTGATGTTAGTGACTTTGGTTAGTTGGGGAACTGGGATTTGGAGAATTAGGAACTATCTGAGGAACTGCTAATGGAAGAATTAATCTTTGGAGATTTGACCAAGACCCAACAGGTGCAGTGGCCACAGCTGCCTTCTCCTCAGCCCATCTGGGCTCAGCTAGCTTCATGAACCTCACGGAGACAGGCCTGGGCTCCTATAAGCTCCCATGGCTCCCCAGCACCATGCCCACCTTGTCCCAGACATAGGACCAAAGACAAGTCCAACCTGGCCCTGCGCCCCAGGGCTCAGTGTTGGGGGAATAGAGGCACACAGAAACAGGCATTTGCATGGTGCATGGGAGATCAGCTGCATGGCGGTAGGGTTTGTGGAAGGGGCTGCATTGTAGGAGGTTGCACCATGGTGAACCTGACAATGTGCCAGCTCTGTTATCTGGTAGGAGAACCAAAGGACCGTCATCCCTGCATTCACATGGCAGATGTTGCCGGAGCCCCACTCTAGGCTCTGGGTGTGCACTAATCAGTGGAAGGGACTTG containing:
- the FAM25A gene encoding protein FAM25A isoform X1 gives rise to the protein MCKWHVWGCGLVTQSSCCPQHPLPTPGGPATAQGSRYHSGMWEGLSSIKPVSRSQEMGCMGLMLPERHCPSHNAGVAPPSLFLLPSVLTHHQGQGLCPRAQPGIYKSRLVQAPASCLITTCHRTMLGGLGKLAAEGLAHRTEKATEEAVDFVEGVVKEVVKPAKEAGENAIAGALKKTHETRDKVVKEVTETVTNTVTNAVTHAAEGLGKLGQ
- the FAM25A gene encoding protein FAM25A isoform X2, which encodes MWEGLSSIKPVSRSQEMGCMGLMLPERHCPSHNAGVAPPSLFLLPSVLTHHQGQGLCPRAQPGIYKSRLVQAPASCLITTCHRTMLGGLGKLAAEGLAHRTEKATEEAVDFVEGVVKEVVKPAKEAGENAIAGALKKTHETRDKVVKEVTETVTNTVTNAVTHAAEGLGKLGQ